The following is a genomic window from Candidatus Hydrogenedentota bacterium.
ACCTGGACATTTCGTCCCAATTGTGCGCGAGTACGAGGATAATTCCCAATCCGATGAGCACCGCGCCCAACACACTGCACACGACTAACGCCAATGGGACGCGGCTTTCCTCGTCCGCGTTGCCATAGCGCATGCGAAGGCGATCCGCCGTTTCCGGGGTGACGATGCCTTCTTCAATAAGCGCGGGTAGTTCGGCGTACAGCCAGCGTACGGCTTTCTTATTCACGATTCTAGGATTTCCCACAGGTCAGTCCAGCCATAGAGAATCATAACATGTTTGAGGCACCGCGAAATACGGAGGACTCCGGGGAGGTACATGAAAGAAGGGCAGGTGCGGCGTGCTGCGCCGGCCTGCCCCTACGTATCGCGAGTCGTGTTATTTCTCGAAATGAAGCTCAATCACTCCCAGTGGATCCTTGAGGAAGGCACTGATGCTGTCATAGACGGTTGGATGACCATCAATTGCGAGGGCTGGACGATTCTTCGTGAGGCTGATAACGTGTTTCATACTTCCTGTACTCCCTGTTACAACCTGCTCGCCCTGTGCGAGCTCCCAGTCCAGCGTAGCACAGATCTCGAATTTAGTCATCGGGGTCTGTGCGGACAATCGGACGTCGATAGAGTTTGGATGGCGAGTGTGTCGCTTGGTTGATTACCTGGCGCGGAGTCTTCCTGCGCCCCTCGACCGCATCTCGGGACTTCGCAAGACTCTGCCTTTGGCTCGAAGGTCTTGCGTCATCGGCGCGGAAAATCTCGGGCACTGCATATATGCGATAGCAGGAAGAACCTACTCCGCACGTGGACGTCGGCATGATGGCCCTGTATAGGTCACTTTGTCTAGGGCTCGATTGTTACCTTCTCCAGTGGTTCTACGTTGTCGCGGACGAGAGTCTTCACCCCGGTGGGTGCGAGCCAGCGGACGCCGTTGTAGAGGACTTTCTGGATGTTTTCGTTGTAGTAGATGGGGAAGGTCTCGTGGCCAGGGCGGAAGTAGAAGATCTTCCCTTTCCCGCGGTGCCAGCAACAGCCACTTCGGAATACCTCGCCTCCCTGAAACCAGCTAATCAATACGAGTTGATCCGGCTGAGGAATGTCGAAGTGTTCGCCATACATCTCCACATGGGGTAACTCGATGTATTCCGGCAGGCCATCCACGATAGGATGGCCAGGGTCCACGACCCACAACCGTTCCCGTTCTCCAATCTCGCGCCACTTCAGGCTGCATGTCGTGCCCATGAGGCGCTTGAAGATCTTCGAGTAGTGACCCGAATGCAGCACCAAGAGCCCCATTCCGTCCAAAACGCGCTGGTAAACTTTGTCTACTATGGCGTCGGACACCTGATCGTGCGCCAAATGCCCCCACCACGTGAGCACGTCGGTTGTATCGAGAATGTGGTCGGGCAAGCCATGGTCCGGGTGGTCGAGTTCCGCGACGTGTACGGTCGCAATACCCGGTTTCCCCTGTAATGACCGGGCAATCTGGGTCCCTATGCCATCGGGATAGACCTTCTGAACCTCTTCATTGAGTTTCTCATGCAGACCTTCGTTCCAAACGGTGACACGCAGTGCCTGGCCCATGACGATCGCCTCCCGCAAGTAATGCCCGACTTGAACAATTCCTGACTACTTACCCACCTTGTCGCGCCGTTGCTGCAATTCGCGCCACGTGCTCAGGATGATCCCTTCCTCCTCAATCACCTTCTTCACCTCCGGGTCGATGCAGACGAGGAGATCATTCAGGCGTGTGGGCCCGGACGTGGTGATGTACTCGAATTCTTCGGTGGGCCGGGTGCAGTGAACTATGATCTGGGTCACGCCCGGCTTGAGCGTCCGAAGCACGTCGAGCACGAGCGTCTTCTTCTCATCAAGCGTGCGTTTGTCGTACGTGTAGGTTAGCAGATCGTCCAAGACCGCAAGTCCGCCCTCCCAGGCTTTTTCGGCCACACCCATGGCGGCGAGCGCGGCGACGGCTTCGCCTTCGGATATCTTCGTATGCGTCATGTGGCCGCCCATAATCATCACGGGGATGTGCTTCTCGATACCGACCTTGATGTAGCGCTCGAGATAGTCCGGCCGGGCGTATACCGTGCCCATGTGCGTGTCAAGGTGCGTGATGGGAAGTCCCATCTTTTCCGCACGGTCGATCTGTGCCCGAATTTCCTTCTCGATGTCGTCGGGGGTGGCGCGCTTGGCCACCAGACTCACATTGTCCGGAAGGCAGCCTTGTTCGTCGGCAAGCGACGGAACCTGCGCGGCGCCCGCGACAGGAATCCACCGGTAGTTCTCCCACTCGGATGTCAAGGTCAGGTGGAGACCGTTGTCGACTTCCGGATGCTCCTTGAGATACTTGGCCCACTCGGGAACCCAGGCGCACGGCATCATGGTGCTGGCGGAGGTTACGACGCCCTTTTCGATCGCTTCGATAGCGCCCATGTTCGAGGAGTGCGACATCCCTGCGTCGTCGCAATGGAAGATGACGACCTTTGAACCGGTCGGCCACCCCAGCCGTTCTGCAAAAGTCGGCTTGTCTTGAGCGAACGCGCTTAGCGAGAAGCAGAAAATGGCGGCAAGTGCGAGTACGTGTGTTCTACGGATATGCATGGAGAAATCTTCCTTTCCGTTCGAATGGCAGTCCTGGGCGCACCCCTCTTCGGCAAGAACAAGTGAACCCCTGCCGTCTGCATTCACTCCAAAGGCACTGAACGAATCCACCGCCACGCACCACGCAAATGCGCACAATTGGAAGCAAACAGTAGAGAGAAACGTCGAACAAAAACATCAAACCGGGCGCTATGGTAGAGAACGGGGACGCTGTAGTGCAATGTTCAGGGATGCGTCTTCGCGGGAAACGTGCGTTCTCCGGCCCGCTTGAATGGCACAGATGCGAACGATCCGATGAGACTGAGGAAGGCGCAGATGTCTGCCGTCAGATGGGCTGCGCTATTTCTAGGCGCTTTTGGTCTTGGATGCGGCGATTAATGCATCCAGAATGGCCACGCGCGTCTTCGCGCCCGCAATCGCGCCGGAATAGCCATCGACAACGCGAATGTCAATTCGTCTATTGCGCCTGCGGAGATATAGCACCCAGTGGGGGGTGTAGAACACGAGAGACTTTTCCAGCGCGCCAACAATGGGTTTATTGAACTGGCCTCGCAGCCGGAGTGAGGCCTGGAGCAAGCATTTCCGCGCTGTCTCGATGGCCGCGGCTTCGTCGATCATGGGCGGGAACGATTCTTCTACGACGTGCACGGACTGAATTTCGTCGATGTTGTCGATTATGGCGAAGGCGCCGCTCCATGCGTCGATCGCGGTCCAGACGAGGCTTTGCTTTCCGCCGCGTTCGGCGTGGAAGCAAAGGGCGTAGGATGGCATCCAGAGCCGTTCCACGAACGGCGGCACCCGCGAAGATGGGTCGTCCGCCGCACTCACGCGGATGCGACGAGATAGAAGTCCGTAGAAGTTCCCAAACCGGGGACGGTTAAACTTCGCGACTGCATCGGCGCCGGAAAGTCTTCCGGGCAGGCAAAACAGGGTCACGTCAAGCGCTTGTGACGCGCGAGGACCAGCCTGCCGTATACGATGGATGCAACTCCAATCAACAGCAGGACGAGACTGCACACAAGATTGACGACGGCCGCGCGAGGATGTCCTTCGGCGTAGGCAAAATAGGTGCCCGCAAGCACGGGAATCCCCACGAAAACGATAAAGCAGCCCAGGGCGACGTAAATCTCGCCGTCGCGGCGCATCATGTCTTGCTGGGTATTTTGCTTGGGTCCAGTGTTCGAGTTATTGAGTTCGTTGGACATGGTCGCACCTTACCGGAAGTAGAAATAGACGATCACATGGGGCAACATACAAAGGACGGTCCACAGACGAAGATCGGTCCAGATGGACTTGTTGGGGCGGCCGCGATTCACGTATTTCTCGTTTAACACGAGACCGACGATGATCATGGCCGACACGAACAACCCTACGGCACACATGCTGGCGTAGGGCTGGTAGACGTGCGCCAGGGCGTCGTTGATCGGGTGAAAGATCGGCGACAAGAGCGGATAGAAGACTTCCTTGCAGAAGTCGATGAACATTTTTTCAAGGTTGAATCCACCGGCATCCATTACGAGTTCACCCTCCCTTGAAGCGCATCTTGAGCGGCATCATCCGCAACGACGCTATCCCACACGAGACCGCGCAACTTCTCGTCGGGCTCGCGCTTCGTCAATAGACTGACCACGACCGTCACGACGATGGAAAACACGAAAGACCACCACGCCACGAAGAGGAATGGGTTCTCGCTCGGGAATAATCCGGGTGTGTAGTTGAGGACGAAACAGCACGCCACGCCTAGCACGAGACCTGCAAGCCCACCCCAACCGGTCGCGCGGCGCCACATGATGCCCAGCAATAAGATGGCAAGCAGCGGGCCCTGGAACAGCGAGAGGACCGTCTGCAGGAACACATAAATTTGATCGCTGTTCCCGAGCTTCTTCGCGGAGAGCCCCGTGGTGATCACGAAGAATGCCGTGATGGCGCGCCCGAGTATGAGCGACGTCTTGGAAGAGAAGGGGGCAGCGCCAGCCCACTTGCGCAGGAGGCTGATCACGTCCGTGACGGTAATCGTTGTGACGGAATTCAGCGTTGCCGAAATGTGCGACATGAGGGCCGCAAACAACGCCGCGAACATTAATCCGCGCAACCCGGAAGGCAGAAGCTGCCGGATCAGCGTCGGCACCGCGCGGTCGGCGTTATCCATGCCCAGGTCGGGCAAGAGCACCACCGCGCACAGACCGGGCAAAGCCACCATCAGGGGGATAAACGACTTCAGGAATCCGCCGAAGAGCATGCCGCCTTTGGCATCCCATTCCGACCGCGCACCGAGGGTGCGTTGTACGATGAGCTGGTTGCCGCTCATGTAGGCAACGGCCATGACCAAACCGAGGCCGAATACGATACCGGTCCATGGGAAGGGGCCGGTCGTGTCATTGGGAAGGAGGATGTTGAAGTGGTTGGCGAATGCCGGACCCTGCCTGAGTACACCTTCCTGCAGGGCGGCGATTCCGCCGACTTCCCAGAGGCACAAGGCGAGGAGACCGAGACCGCCGACATACATGACGATAAGCTGGACGACGTCGGTAAACACCACGGCGGTAAGTCCGCCGCCGAATGTGTAAATACCGGTGATGATGACCGTTATCCAGAGCGTGTAGTGAGGATCCCAGCCGATGATGGTGTACATCAACTTGTCGGCGGTGATCCACAGCATCACGGCAAGCATCACGAACTGCACGACGACCCAGATGAGCCCGTTGATGAATTGGACGCCGGTGTTGTAGCGGCGGCCCAGGAACTCGGGAATCGTGAACACGCCGGACCGCCAGAAGTACGGTACGAAGATAAAGGCCGCGATGACCATGGCGGGCATGGAGCCCATCCAGTCGAAGTTCGCCGCGGAAATCCCATTGCGGTAGGCCGCGCCGGCCACGGCGACGAAGTCCGTCGCGCCGATGTCGCTCACCACGATGGAGAAGCCGATGGCCCAGAAGGGAAGCGCACGCCCAGCGAGGAAGAAGTCTTCGGTATCCCCCACATACTTTGAGCAGTACGACCCGAGCGCCAGCGATCCAATCATGTAGAAGATAATGATGATCGCATCAATGAAATGTAATCCGAGTATTTGCTCCATAGATCACCCCAACGTCGCAGGAATCCGTGCTTCACGAATTGAAATGTAGAAGAGCCACTTCAAAGCAGGCGATACGATAGCAGAGTCGAAGGCGGCTCGTAAAGGTATAACGAGTGGCCAGGGGAATATGACAAAGTCGCGCTGAGGCAGGACGAGCGGCTCCTGTAATGGGCGCTTTGGCGTGCTATTCGGGTATAGTGTGCGTCGAGTGACCTCAGCGCGCAGCGCACAAGAAGGCCGTTCGAAGCATTCTGTGCAATGGACATCTGGCTGTCCCCATAACGAAAGGCCATTAATGGACCGTACCCTTAGCCCCGAAATACTCCAACGGATTCGTGTGCATTGCGATACGTTTTGTGCCGAGCATAGGCTTGACGCTATTCGAGAAGAACTGCAGGACCTGATTGAAGAGAAGACGCTGTCCTATCTTTCCGTCAGCGAGAACTTGCAGGAAGAAGACGCGTTCATTATGGCGCGGGAACGTTTCGAGGACCCGGAGATTCTGCGGGAACGGTTCGGTCCAGCGGCCGCGCCAGCCACAATGACTCCCCTGCCGACCACCGAGACCGCGCCGACGCCGCCGACTATGACGAGTGCTTCGATGTCTACCGGTCGTCGATTGTTTGCAGCCTTTGTTGCCAGCTTCGCCGTCGCGATAGTCGTGCGGGCGCTTCTCGTGCCATTTCAAGTGTTTATGACGGTATTTCGGCCCGCGCCGGGCATTCAATGGATGAGTCCCCTGATTTTCAGCGCCGTCCAACTGTCCCTGATGCTGCTTGCTCTGCTGGCGTTTTATGGGGTGCTGCGCCGCTGGGGCCGCGCAACTGAAGCGGGAGCCCGCCCCTGGTTTGTGCGCATCCCAGTAGTCCCCTCGCTGCTCCTGCTTCTTGGACTCGTCGTTGTCGAGCGGTTCCTACCCACTGTGGTATGGACGGTGAGTCAAGGGCTACCCTTCGTAACGCAGGGAGGCCGGGGCATCTACATGGTATGTGTAACGGTCTTCGGCCTGGTCGTCGGCACGGGACGGAACATGGTGTGGTTGTGGTGGGTGGACCGCGCACCATTCTCGAACACCAAGGTGCTTACGGCGCTGGCCTGCGCGTTTGCGGCAGCGCATCTCATTTCGGGAGCATTCTCGTTTCTTCCAGGTCTTGAAATCGTGATTACGGATTCGGGCGGCGTGGGTGGAGTCGGAATCGAGCTGGCCCGCCTGTCTGCAAATAATCTGACTCTCTATCTTAGGCCGTCGCCTCCTCACATGCTCATGGGAGCGTACTGGTCCGTGTGGGGGTCGTTACTGGTGCCTCAAGTGCTGGCTGCGGGCCTGGCAACTCTGGCGCACGTAAAAGTCTGCCGCCCGGCAATGCGCCGCAATGCCGCTCGGGCGCGGCAGGAGACCGGGGCTGTTGCGGAATAGCCTGGACGAGCACGCATCGCGAGATCTACTTCGAGTACGGTTCCCCCATCGCGTCAATCGACTCCGTGATGGATACGGCGTTTCCCAATGCCGCCGCGAGGTCGGGGATATCGTACAGCGTTAAAGCGCCGTGCACCATGCTGGCAATCACGTCCTTGCTCAATCGGCGCTCGATAACGTTGGACCACGACACGAGCATGCGCGAAATGGAGACGCGATCGAACAAATCGGGCTCCAGGGCCGCCGCGTGTAGCGCGGGGATGCCCACGTTGCCGACAGCAATCAGAGCTACCGGCGAATTGCCCCCTAGGCGCTCCGACGCATACCGTGCGCAGATCAGGATGTCTTCCGCGCGCATCCCGACGTAGGACCGGCCTAGCAGATATGCCGTATAGACGTCTTGCCAACTCTTTGTGTAGTAGGCGTCGGTATCGCTGGCGCGTGTTTGCCCCATGCCACGCAGGTCCACGGCCAGCACAGTTTCGCCTGCGAGCGCGCGTTGTTCGATGGGACCGCCGGGGGCCGCGTCCACGGACTTGCCTGCGTCGTGCAGGTACAGTACGACGCGGCCTGGAGCAGGTTTTTCGGGGACGAAGAGAAGCGCGGGAAGTGCGATACCTTCTTCGGGAAGGAGTGCGAGTTTCTCGATGCGATATCCCGGACGCTGAACGGCGCCGCATGATTCCACGCGTGGTTTGGGCAGTTCGGACATGGAGCGGATGCCCACCAGTTGGCGCACGTTGGCCAGCATTGCACTGGAGTCCCCAGCGTTCCATGCATCTGCGCGCTGCTTTGCCAACGCGCGCTCGTACTCCAGATTGAGGTCGTAGACGGATCGCGCGCCGGGCAGAGACATCACGTTGCCACCGGGCGTGCACAGGCATTCTTCCTTCGATAGGAATTCAATCTTCGGTTCGGTAATCACGCGGTCCTGCTTCAGCAGCCAGCGCGACATCCAGCGCGCGGTGGCTTCGCGATGCGTGATGTGATAGCCGTGGGGCGAGTTCGATTCCACAAACTCCACGCGTTCGGGGAATCCCAAATCGGTGAAGAGCCGCTTGGCATAGCGAAACGATTCCCAGGTTCCGTCGATGGAGAAATAGCCGTCGCCCGCGGCCGCGCACACCAGCACCGGAGATGGTGCGCGCATCAGAATCCAATGCGCGTCATCGACCCCAAAGCGCAGTTGTCCAAAGATGTTCTGCTCGCTGTCCTGCGCGCCGGGATTGGCGAGGAGCCGCAGCCGGGTCGTGAGCGAGCAGCTTGGCGCGGCGCATGAAATGCGATCGTCGAGCGCCATGAGATATGCGGTTTGGGTGCCGCCGCCGCTGTTGCCCGCGCACCCGAGGCGCGCTGGATCGACTTCGGGACGCGAGGCGAGATAGTCGAGGGCACGCATGCTGTCCCAGATTTCGAAGCGGGCCGCGCTTTGACCCAACAGGATGCATCCCATTCCGATCAGCGTGTGGCGCGAGGTGGTGAAGTCGCGGGTGGCAAGGTGGCCGGGGTATTCGCCCTGGATTCGCTCGCCTTGCTCGATAGGATCGAAGACCAGCGCGGCCATTCCGTTCAGGGCCATCAACGCGCCCATTGTCTGATGCGCCTCGCTGGCTTTGCCTTCGAAGGCGTGTCCACAGGCAATGAGCACTCCTGGGTATGGCGGTGCGAATTGTGCCGCGTCGGGAAGATAGAGCAAGGCCGTTACGTAATGGAAAGGCTGGCTCTGGAAAATGACCTTCTCAATGCGGTACCCGTTGCGCGCAATCGTGCCAACGATTTGCGGTTCCAGCGGTGTGCGTTCGGGGAGGCCGCCAATGGCATTAAGGACATCCGAGCGCAGCCGCGCCTGATACGAAGCGACTTTGTCCGGCACGCGGTAGGCTGCGCGGTCCGGGTCCCATGCCAGACGGTTCATTCCTTCGTCGGTATCCGCCTGAGTGGGGGGCTTAAGCGCGTCAAACTCGGATTGCCAGCGCTGGGTAGCTTGCTCCACCTGCTTGAGCAGGTAGGAGCGCATCATGGCCGCAGGTTGCGGAATGCCGAGCGTGTCGAAGGGGATATCGAGTTCGTCCGCACTAACCAACGAACCAGCGACCAGTAGATGAAGTCCAAGCGTTACGCGGATGAGCCGTTTGGTATGCGCGACAATGCACAACCGTGACATAGATCTTCCCCCCGTCGCTATCCGAAGTGCCATCGGTCCTGACACGTTGACCGAGATCCCGCTCCACGCACTATAGGCTTGTGAAAGGACACATTCCAGTGTCTGCCCAGAAGAGACGGAGCCATGCGCACAGTGAGTCGCGCGCATGGCTCCGATTTACGTCGCTGCTATCTGTCGTTACGGTATCAACCCATATCGCTTTGCCGCGCTGTACCTACTCGACGACCGCCGCGGCCCTGTTGAGGTAAGCGGTCAGGTCGGCCTTCTGCTGCTGAGTCATGGAAATGCTCGACATTATTGGGACGTTGCTGATTGCCGACTCAATTCCTTGATAGGTAAGCGCGCCAACGGCGCCAAACGGAGTCGGGTGGCACATGCCGCACTTATTGCTCCAGACCGTGGTGCCTGCAGTGATGTTGCCCACGAATCCGCTTGGAATGCCGAACGAAGTTGTGTTGCCGTTTGCGTCGAAGGGGCCGGCCGGGGGCGGCGTGGACGCATAGCCCGAATCGCCGGTGCTAAATCCGCTGGGGCCACCCGTACCTGATGCCTTCACCCAGTAGTAATACGTCGTGCCCGGCGTGACCGTCGTGTCATCGAATGGGGACGCCGTCGGCGTGCCGATCTGCGTGGCTCCCGCGGAGGAGTTACTTGTGTTGCGCCAAACGCTGTAACTGGTCGCGCCTGCTGAAGCAGTCCACGACACGCTGACCTTATCCGTGTAGGTGCCGTCCGTTGCGAGAACTCCTGTCGGCGCGGCTGGCGGCGTCGGCGGGGGCGGAGGCGTGGTTGCCGCGTAGCCGGAGTCGCTCGTGCTGAATCCGCTTGGACCTCCCAAGCCGTTTGCTTTCACCCAGTAGTAGTAGGTCGTGCCCTGCACGGCCGTCGTGTCGTCATATGCAGTGGTCGCCGTATTGCCAAGTTCTGTTGCGGTTCCCGAGCTATTGCTCGTGTTCCGCCAGACGGTGTAGCTTGTGGCTCCCACGGACGCGTTCCAGGACACGCTAACTTTGTCGGTATAGGTACCGTCCGTCGCGAAAACACCGGTCGGTGCGATAGGAGGCGTGGGTGGAGGAGGCGTTACTGCTGCATAGCCCGAATCGCCGGAGCTGAATCCGCTGGGGCCACCCGTACCTGATGCCTTCACCCAGTAGTAATACGTCGTGCCCGGCGTCGCGGTTGTATCGTCGAAGGACGAACCGGCTGGCGAGCCAATTTGCGTGGCGCCTGCCGAATCGTTGCTTGTATTGCGCCAAACGCTGTAGCTGGTTGCACCCGCAACGGAATTCCATTCCACACGCACCTTGTTCGTATAGGTGCCATCGGTTGCCAAGACGCCCGTTGGCGCCGCGGGAGGTGTCGGATTCGGACTGCCGGAACCGTCCCAGTTCAGGTACGCGGTCAGATCGGCGAGTTGCTGGGTCGATAGATTGATCGACGACATCATGTCGACTTCTTCGAGTGCTTCCAGGAGTTCATGGAAGGGTTCGGCATCGACTTTGCCATAGGGGGTCGGATGACAAATGGCGCACGACGTGTTCCAAAGGGTATTGCCTGCAAAGGCATTGCCTACATAGCCGTTCGGGATTCCAAACCCGGTCGTGTTGCCGTTGGCATCAAATTCGCCATCGCCGTCACCGTCGCCATCACCGTCGCCATCAACGTCGCCATCACCATCGTCGTCGCCGTCATCATCATCGTCGTCCTCGGGCCACGACAAGACCTGGACGGAATCTGCGACGATCAGAAAGTCATCTTCCAGTATTAGCGTGCCGACAACGAGAACACGGGCATTCTTCACAAGGTCACTTGCGTCTCCGGGTACCGGGTCAGCCGACTTGGCAGAAGGGGGAACCAGAATAGCAGCCTGGGAAAAGTCCACGAGCAATTCGTGGCCTCTTACCTTCAATTCAAACGTGCTTTCCTCTTGATTGACTTTCTTAATCTTTCCTTCTGCCTCCACGTGCTCTGAAATGAATGAGCCGTCATCGTTATCGTGGCCATCATCGGATTCCCGGTCCTCCAGCTCTGCTTCGACGTCAATGTCGGTTCCAAAGACCAGCGTATTGTCGCCGGCGACGCAAATCTCCACGTCATCAAAATGGAGCTTCAGCAAGGCGCCCTGGTCTTCCGTTACTGTGAAAGAGACGTTGAACTCGAAGACTCCTCCGTTGGGAAGCGTAACAGGGACAGGGCTGTCCGGGGCGCTGTTCAGGGAGACTTCCGCGCTCGAGGCAATCACCTGGATGCCCGTATAGTCGCCGGTTGGAAGGTCGTCCGAGGCCAGGAGGGCTCCAATGCTGTCGAGGCACGACACGTCAAGAACTACGGGCTCGTCCAGCACGGAATGTAAGACAGGACCTGTATCCGTAGTCTGCTCGAACAGAACGTCATCAATCGCAATCGTGAGGGACGCGATATCGTGCTTCGAGTAGCACTCCGTGTCGTCGCTCTTGAGCGTTGTGTCGGTCAAGGCAGCCTGGAGAAGTACGGCGACCGTTCCTTGAGTCTTGATAATGGGAGCGGCAGGTTGCGGACAACCAACCAGCATGGATATCACGATCAGTGCCGCAGCGCCAGCTACTACTTTTCGCCGAGTGTTATGCAGTTGATGCATTTTGAAGTCACCTCATGCAGCTTAGTGTTTTTTTGTTTGTAGAAAAGACACGAGTAATGCGAAGGTGTAGGTCACTTCATCCCCTTGTGCGTTACGATGAAGCAGTCCGAGCCTGCAACCCCATCGGACCAAACGCACCATCACGGAATGCCCGAGCATTCCGTCATGGAACCTCTGTGCGTCTCCTTAGTACCACCAGGACACAAAACGCAGGG
Proteins encoded in this region:
- a CDS encoding DUF2157 domain-containing protein, which codes for MNKKAVRWLYAELPALIEEGIVTPETADRLRMRYGNADEESRVPLALVVCSVLGAVLIGLGIILVLAHNWDEMSR
- a CDS encoding ThuA domain-containing protein codes for the protein MGQALRVTVWNEGLHEKLNEEVQKVYPDGIGTQIARSLQGKPGIATVHVAELDHPDHGLPDHILDTTDVLTWWGHLAHDQVSDAIVDKVYQRVLDGMGLLVLHSGHYSKIFKRLMGTTCSLKWREIGERERLWVVDPGHPIVDGLPEYIELPHVEMYGEHFDIPQPDQLVLISWFQGGEVFRSGCCWHRGKGKIFYFRPGHETFPIYYNENIQKVLYNGVRWLAPTGVKTLVRDNVEPLEKVTIEP
- a CDS encoding polysaccharide deacetylase family protein; the encoded protein is MHIRRTHVLALAAIFCFSLSAFAQDKPTFAERLGWPTGSKVVIFHCDDAGMSHSSNMGAIEAIEKGVVTSASTMMPCAWVPEWAKYLKEHPEVDNGLHLTLTSEWENYRWIPVAGAAQVPSLADEQGCLPDNVSLVAKRATPDDIEKEIRAQIDRAEKMGLPITHLDTHMGTVYARPDYLERYIKVGIEKHIPVMIMGGHMTHTKISEGEAVAALAAMGVAEKAWEGGLAVLDDLLTYTYDKRTLDEKKTLVLDVLRTLKPGVTQIIVHCTRPTEEFEYITTSGPTRLNDLLVCIDPEVKKVIEEEGIILSTWRELQQRRDKVGK
- a CDS encoding sodium/solute symporter (Members of the Solute:Sodium Symporter (SSS), TC 2.A.21 as described in tcdb.org, catalyze solute:Na+ symport. Known solutes for members of the family include sugars, amino acids, nucleosides, inositols, vitamins, urea or anions, depending on the system.) — its product is MEQILGLHFIDAIIIIFYMIGSLALGSYCSKYVGDTEDFFLAGRALPFWAIGFSIVVSDIGATDFVAVAGAAYRNGISAANFDWMGSMPAMVIAAFIFVPYFWRSGVFTIPEFLGRRYNTGVQFINGLIWVVVQFVMLAVMLWITADKLMYTIIGWDPHYTLWITVIITGIYTFGGGLTAVVFTDVVQLIVMYVGGLGLLALCLWEVGGIAALQEGVLRQGPAFANHFNILLPNDTTGPFPWTGIVFGLGLVMAVAYMSGNQLIVQRTLGARSEWDAKGGMLFGGFLKSFIPLMVALPGLCAVVLLPDLGMDNADRAVPTLIRQLLPSGLRGLMFAALFAALMSHISATLNSVTTITVTDVISLLRKWAGAAPFSSKTSLILGRAITAFFVITTGLSAKKLGNSDQIYVFLQTVLSLFQGPLLAILLLGIMWRRATGWGGLAGLVLGVACCFVLNYTPGLFPSENPFLFVAWWSFVFSIVVTVVVSLLTKREPDEKLRGLVWDSVVADDAAQDALQGRVNS